The following proteins are co-located in the Lacticaseibacillus paracasei subsp. paracasei genome:
- a CDS encoding Spx/MgsR family RNA polymerase-binding regulatory protein encodes MIKLYTSGSSKSSREARAWLEANGLPFQEISLSKQGISKPQILELLARSEDGIDSLVSRRSKAFQALDIDFDALSLKEAVALLSEHPAILRRPIIVDDRRLLFGFNQDSVRVFLPREVRRQKLWAALLSTSSV; translated from the coding sequence ATGATCAAGTTGTATACATCGGGCTCGTCAAAATCGAGTCGTGAAGCTAGAGCTTGGCTTGAAGCAAATGGATTACCGTTTCAAGAGATTTCGCTTTCAAAGCAAGGTATTAGCAAGCCGCAGATTTTGGAATTGCTCGCTCGTTCGGAAGATGGCATTGATAGTTTAGTTTCCCGTCGTTCAAAGGCGTTTCAGGCCCTTGATATTGACTTTGATGCGTTGTCGTTGAAGGAAGCGGTCGCCCTTTTGTCCGAGCATCCAGCGATTTTGCGCCGGCCGATCATTGTGGACGATCGTCGTCTGTTATTTGGGTTTAATCAGGACTCGGTGCGGGTATTTTTACCACGCGAAGTTCGGCGCCAGAAGTTGTGGGCGGCGTTGCTCAGTACCTCAAGTGTTTAA
- a CDS encoding AAA family ATPase — protein MANFNDPFFNHDMDDVFNQMLQGMGKGESARYVVNGHEMTPDEFAQYRATGQLPKQGDEIPVETTGEQAVKKGGILEKLGRNLTQEAKDGLLDPVIGREHEIQETAEILSRRTKNNPILVGDAGVGKTAVVEGLAQAIVKGNVPESIKDKQIWSIDLSNLEAGTQYRGSFEEKIQNLIKEVKAAGNVILFFDEIHQILGAGATGGEESGGKGLADIIKPALSRGEITVIGATTQDEYRNTIMKDSALARRFNDVTINEPTAADTVKILEGIKKLYEQHHHVQLPENVLKAAVDYSIQYIPQRSLPDKAIDLIDMTAAHLASKHPIVDKVELEKEIKDLNAQKDAAAKAEDFEKAANLKKTIADKQHQLDGTKDEKPVAATPNDVAAAVERLTGVPVSKLGASDIERLKSIGKRLKGKVIGQDEAVEMVARAIRRNRAGFDEGNRPIGSFLFVGPTGVGKTELAKQLALDLFGSKDAIIRLDMSEYSDRTAVSKLIGTSAGYVGYNDNNNTLTEQVRRNPYSIVLLDEIEKADPQVLTLLLQVLDDGRLTDGQGNVVDFKNTVIIATSNAGFGNETLTGKKEQDEDLMKRLAPYFRPEFLNRFNGIVEFSHLTKKDLGKIVDLMLDDVNATLTKKGITLTVTAAAKDWLIEQGYDEAMGARPLRRVIERNIRDKVTDFYLDHLKAKKLQADLVDDAIVISEKHPTTGKSKKVADGAK, from the coding sequence ATGGCAAACTTTAACGATCCGTTTTTCAATCATGATATGGATGATGTTTTTAATCAAATGTTACAAGGTATGGGCAAAGGTGAATCTGCCCGTTATGTGGTAAATGGTCACGAAATGACGCCAGATGAATTCGCACAGTATCGGGCAACTGGGCAGTTGCCGAAGCAAGGTGACGAAATTCCAGTTGAAACGACTGGTGAACAGGCGGTTAAAAAAGGTGGCATTCTTGAAAAGCTTGGGCGTAATTTAACGCAGGAAGCTAAAGATGGTTTGCTTGATCCTGTGATCGGTCGTGAGCATGAAATTCAAGAAACAGCAGAAATTTTGAGTCGTCGGACGAAGAATAACCCGATTTTGGTCGGAGATGCCGGTGTCGGCAAGACGGCGGTTGTTGAAGGTTTGGCGCAGGCGATTGTCAAAGGCAATGTGCCCGAGTCGATCAAGGACAAGCAGATTTGGTCGATTGATTTGTCGAACCTTGAAGCTGGCACGCAGTATCGTGGCAGTTTTGAAGAGAAGATTCAGAATCTGATCAAAGAAGTCAAAGCGGCAGGCAACGTGATTCTGTTCTTTGATGAAATCCATCAAATTCTTGGTGCCGGTGCGACTGGCGGCGAAGAGTCTGGCGGCAAAGGGTTGGCCGATATCATCAAGCCGGCGCTATCTCGCGGTGAGATTACTGTGATTGGCGCAACGACGCAAGATGAGTATCGCAACACGATCATGAAGGACAGCGCGTTGGCACGGCGGTTCAACGATGTCACCATTAATGAACCGACCGCGGCTGATACCGTTAAGATTTTGGAAGGCATCAAGAAGCTTTATGAACAGCATCATCACGTTCAATTGCCAGAAAATGTTTTGAAGGCTGCGGTTGATTACAGTATCCAATATATACCACAGCGGTCATTGCCGGATAAAGCCATCGATTTGATTGACATGACGGCGGCGCATTTGGCAAGCAAGCATCCGATTGTTGATAAGGTTGAACTCGAGAAAGAGATTAAGGATCTGAACGCTCAAAAGGATGCTGCAGCCAAGGCGGAGGACTTCGAAAAAGCCGCTAACCTTAAGAAGACGATTGCCGACAAGCAACATCAGCTTGATGGTACGAAAGACGAGAAGCCTGTCGCTGCAACGCCTAATGATGTAGCGGCTGCGGTTGAACGCTTGACTGGTGTGCCAGTTTCCAAACTTGGCGCTTCCGATATTGAACGTTTGAAGAGCATTGGTAAGCGTCTGAAGGGCAAGGTCATTGGTCAGGACGAAGCCGTTGAGATGGTCGCTCGCGCCATTCGCCGCAATCGAGCCGGTTTTGATGAAGGCAATCGGCCAATTGGCAGTTTCCTATTTGTCGGGCCTACCGGTGTCGGCAAGACTGAATTGGCTAAGCAATTAGCGTTAGATCTTTTTGGCAGCAAGGATGCGATCATTCGCTTGGATATGTCTGAATACAGTGATCGTACGGCAGTGTCCAAGTTGATCGGTACCAGTGCTGGGTATGTTGGCTATAACGACAACAACAACACCTTGACCGAACAAGTACGTCGCAATCCATATTCGATTGTTTTACTTGATGAAATCGAAAAGGCTGATCCGCAAGTTTTGACTCTGTTACTTCAGGTGCTGGACGATGGTCGGTTGACGGATGGTCAAGGTAACGTGGTTGACTTTAAGAACACAGTGATCATCGCGACTTCCAATGCTGGCTTTGGCAACGAGACGCTGACTGGCAAGAAGGAGCAAGACGAAGATCTGATGAAGCGGTTGGCACCTTACTTCCGTCCTGAATTCCTGAACCGGTTTAACGGGATCGTTGAGTTCAGTCATCTAACCAAGAAAGATTTGGGTAAGATTGTTGACTTAATGCTTGATGACGTTAACGCCACCTTGACCAAGAAGGGGATTACGTTAACTGTCACCGCAGCAGCTAAAGATTGGCTGATTGAACAAGGTTATGATGAAGCAATGGGCGCACGGCCATTACGGCGTGTGATCGAACGCAACATCCGTGATAAGGTGACTGATTTCTATTTGGATCATTTAAAGGCTAAGAAGTTGCAAGCTGATCTGGTTGATGATGCAATTGTGATTAGTGAGAAGCATCCGACAACTGGTAAATCAAAGAAAGTAGCCGATGGTGCGAAGTAA
- a CDS encoding tyrosine-protein phosphatase — MIDVHCHMLPGIDDGSKDLMTSLDLAQAAVADGITHALMTPHHMNGRYTNHAADVIRMTDEFQGELDRNNIPLTIYPCQEVRINGQLLDAIDHGDILTCDASGHYVLIEFPSDDVPLYTQNMLFEVMQRGMIPVIVHPERNTRLMKHPGLLYQMIERGAFAQVTASSYVGTFGKKVQQFSEDIIDAGLAHVFASDAHHLPGRSYEMSDAFKRLTRKRGEKKAHIFEENARALVNGDPLVRFNEHKVEKRLLSRY, encoded by the coding sequence ATGATTGATGTACACTGTCATATGCTACCGGGCATTGACGATGGGTCGAAAGACTTGATGACTTCATTAGATTTAGCACAAGCGGCGGTTGCGGACGGGATCACGCATGCGTTGATGACGCCGCACCACATGAATGGACGGTATACGAATCACGCTGCGGATGTGATTCGTATGACAGACGAGTTTCAAGGAGAGTTGGATCGCAACAACATTCCGTTGACGATTTATCCATGCCAAGAGGTTCGGATTAATGGCCAGTTGTTGGACGCGATTGATCATGGGGATATTTTGACTTGCGACGCGTCGGGTCATTATGTGTTGATCGAATTTCCGTCTGATGATGTGCCGCTGTATACCCAGAACATGTTGTTTGAGGTGATGCAGCGTGGGATGATTCCTGTGATTGTCCATCCTGAGCGCAATACCCGTTTGATGAAGCATCCGGGGTTGCTTTACCAAATGATTGAACGTGGTGCGTTTGCTCAAGTGACAGCCAGCAGTTATGTTGGCACGTTTGGCAAAAAGGTGCAGCAATTTTCTGAAGATATCATTGATGCAGGGTTGGCACATGTTTTTGCGTCCGACGCCCATCATTTGCCAGGCCGGAGCTACGAAATGAGTGATGCCTTCAAGCGGTTAACTCGCAAGCGTGGTGAGAAGAAAGCACACATTTTTGAAGAGAATGCCCGAGCACTTGTTAACGGGGATCCGTTGGTGCGCTTTAATGAGCATAAAGTTGAAAAGCGGCTTTTGTCACGGTATTAG
- a CDS encoding LCP family protein, producing MKKILVRVLLVLLVAALGFGGFVYYMVHNSTSQIYSYNKKTNKSSDDKTASKKPVAYLLLGTDTGALGRSYKGRTDTMIVMVINPKSKTTTMVSVPRDTKVDFDDVTIKINAAYSYGSSDTAMSAVEKLLNVKLDGYLLVNMKGLEQLVDAVGGVTVTSPLSFNYLGKTFVKGQSYDLNGSDALKFSRMRYDDPQGDYGRQMRQQQILTAVIGKVKNNPTTVISQKFLDAVGENVRTDVSLGSVKNLATEYRDAGNTIKSDQLHGTGQNIDGQDYEVMSDTEITRVHNVIQNAINAK from the coding sequence ATGAAAAAGATTCTAGTACGCGTTTTACTCGTGCTACTCGTTGCCGCTCTTGGGTTTGGCGGTTTCGTGTATTATATGGTACATAATTCCACGTCCCAGATTTATTCTTATAATAAGAAGACGAATAAGTCGTCGGATGATAAAACAGCTAGCAAAAAACCTGTTGCTTACCTACTTCTTGGTACCGACACAGGAGCGCTTGGTCGCTCTTATAAAGGCCGCACAGATACGATGATCGTCATGGTTATCAATCCTAAGTCTAAAACAACCACCATGGTCTCTGTTCCGCGGGACACCAAAGTTGATTTCGACGATGTCACCATCAAAATCAATGCAGCCTATTCCTACGGTTCCTCTGACACTGCAATGTCCGCCGTTGAAAAGTTATTAAACGTCAAGTTAGACGGTTATCTCCTTGTGAATATGAAGGGCCTTGAGCAACTTGTTGATGCTGTTGGGGGAGTTACAGTTACTTCTCCACTAAGTTTCAACTATTTAGGTAAGACCTTTGTCAAGGGACAATCATACGACCTCAATGGGAGCGATGCACTGAAGTTTTCACGGATGCGTTACGATGACCCACAAGGGGACTATGGCAGACAAATGCGACAACAACAGATTCTGACAGCTGTGATCGGAAAAGTTAAAAACAACCCTACAACAGTGATTAGTCAGAAATTTCTTGATGCAGTTGGGGAAAATGTACGTACCGATGTTTCACTTGGTTCTGTTAAAAATCTCGCAACAGAATATCGAGACGCAGGCAATACAATCAAGAGCGATCAATTGCATGGTACAGGACAAAATATTGATGGTCAGGACTATGAAGTAATGTCTGATACAGAAATCACACGAGTGCATAACGTCATTCAAAACGCAATTAATGCAAAATAG
- a CDS encoding sugar transferase, producing the protein METASSHDQGQVDLENITRTYIFTKRCFDFTASLVGLVLLSGVFFVIAVLIKLDDPHGKVFYSQTRLGQNGRDFQMWKFRSMVAGADKMVDNLLQKNEVEGAMFKIKDDPRITRVGRVLRKYSLDELPQLYNVLRGDMSLVGPRPPLPREVVDYTDYDRQRLAVVPGVTGLWQVSGRDELNFSEMVALDIQYINKACLSEDVRILLKTVMVVVHPKGAY; encoded by the coding sequence TTGGAAACAGCTTCTAGTCATGATCAGGGTCAAGTTGATCTCGAGAACATAACGCGAACGTACATATTTACGAAACGTTGTTTTGATTTTACGGCGAGTTTAGTTGGTTTAGTTTTGTTGAGTGGGGTCTTTTTTGTTATTGCGGTATTGATAAAGTTGGATGATCCGCATGGAAAGGTTTTTTATTCTCAGACTAGGCTTGGGCAAAATGGGCGAGATTTTCAAATGTGGAAATTCAGATCTATGGTTGCAGGTGCTGATAAAATGGTAGATAACCTTCTTCAAAAGAATGAAGTTGAAGGCGCCATGTTTAAAATAAAGGATGATCCGAGAATTACTCGAGTAGGGCGGGTTTTACGGAAATACAGTCTTGACGAATTGCCACAACTCTATAATGTTTTACGTGGGGATATGAGTTTGGTGGGGCCAAGACCGCCATTGCCTCGTGAGGTTGTGGATTACACCGATTACGATCGTCAACGACTAGCAGTGGTCCCTGGTGTTACAGGTTTGTGGCAAGTTTCGGGACGTGATGAACTAAACTTTTCAGAGATGGTTGCACTAGACATTCAATACATTAACAAGGCATGTTTAAGCGAGGATGTTAGAATTTTACTAAAAACGGTAATGGTTGTCGTTCATCCTAAAGGCGCCTACTAG
- a CDS encoding IS30 family transposase, protein MAIITLIERSQIELMQHNTIQYIAATLGRSRISIRHELHRCPEGDYCAIIAQDHADTCRHRCGRHSILTPKLKRMVTEKLNLGWSPEMVGYAVHCAPHTIYHWIYQRQVDFQPSQLFDHGKRHKRRQDLRSRYNQAVGTSIEIRSESANRRTEKGHLEMDTVRGGRGSKAAVLTIVDRVTRLMATTKLENLSQNAVLKGFARLMVDFPGPVRSVTVDHGKEFSCDQALTKRYRIPVYFCHAYHPNERGTNERFNRELRYYFPKGTQFDQVSETDIQQATALINNKPRKCLRWQTPVQAVSKPLSRW, encoded by the coding sequence ATGGCCATTATAACCTTAATTGAACGATCTCAGATAGAACTGATGCAACACAACACGATTCAATACATCGCCGCGACCTTAGGCCGCTCTCGTATTTCTATTAGGCATGAGCTTCACCGTTGCCCTGAAGGTGATTACTGCGCCATTATAGCTCAGGATCATGCCGATACTTGTCGGCATCGTTGTGGTCGGCACTCGATTTTAACGCCTAAGTTGAAGCGGATGGTAACTGAGAAGCTAAACCTAGGTTGGTCCCCTGAAATGGTCGGTTATGCCGTTCACTGTGCGCCACACACGATTTACCACTGGATTTATCAAAGACAAGTCGATTTTCAGCCAAGCCAACTCTTTGATCACGGTAAACGTCATAAAAGAAGACAAGACCTTCGGTCGCGCTATAACCAAGCAGTAGGCACCTCAATTGAGATTCGCAGTGAGTCAGCTAATCGGCGAACCGAAAAAGGACATTTAGAGATGGATACAGTTCGCGGTGGTCGCGGGTCAAAGGCTGCTGTTTTGACCATTGTCGATCGGGTGACACGTTTAATGGCGACAACTAAGCTTGAAAACTTATCACAAAATGCTGTTCTCAAGGGATTTGCAAGACTGATGGTGGACTTTCCGGGTCCGGTTCGATCAGTGACGGTTGATCACGGTAAAGAGTTTTCCTGCGATCAGGCGCTTACAAAGCGCTATCGGATACCGGTTTACTTTTGCCACGCCTATCACCCGAATGAACGGGGCACAAATGAACGGTTCAATCGAGAACTTCGCTACTATTTCCCGAAGGGAACACAGTTTGATCAGGTTTCAGAGACCGATATTCAACAAGCCACAGCGCTTATCAATAACAAACCTAGAAAATGTCTCCGTTGGCAAACCCCAGTTCAAGCAGTGAGCAAGCCTCTTTCTAGGTGGTAA
- a CDS encoding IS3 family transposase, with protein MKQRILRIFAEFKQRYGVMKIHHELNLELQPLQLRCSPRRISRLMKELDIHSVTVNKWKAASASKTKVEQRPNLLKQDFSTTGLNQKWTADMTYIQTKRNGWCYLSTIMDLHSRRIIGYSFSKKMDTDLVLKTLESAVKNRTITGDLIIHTDLGSQYTSDNYNQRLTELHIRHSYSRKGCPYDNAPMGSFHASLKKECVYPVPVFEDYETAAAVLFEYVHAFYNRKRIHSSLGYQTPLQVEIATLTSQMAA; from the coding sequence TTGAAACAACGGATTCTGCGGATCTTTGCGGAATTTAAGCAGCGATACGGTGTTATGAAGATCCACCATGAATTGAATCTGGAACTTCAACCACTGCAGCTTCGGTGCAGTCCACGACGGATTTCCCGGCTCATGAAGGAACTGGATATCCACTCCGTTACCGTCAATAAGTGGAAAGCGGCTTCGGCTTCCAAAACCAAGGTTGAACAGCGTCCCAACTTGCTTAAGCAGGATTTCTCGACCACTGGTTTAAATCAAAAATGGACCGCTGATATGACCTATATTCAAACGAAGCGTAATGGCTGGTGTTACTTATCAACCATCATGGACCTGCACTCACGACGGATTATCGGCTATTCGTTCTCAAAAAAGATGGATACTGATTTAGTCTTAAAGACCCTTGAAAGCGCGGTTAAAAATCGAACCATTACTGGGGACCTGATTATCCATACGGATTTAGGATCACAGTATACCAGCGATAATTACAATCAACGTTTAACTGAACTACATATCCGCCACTCATACAGCCGTAAGGGTTGTCCGTATGATAATGCGCCAATGGGATCCTTTCACGCTTCCCTCAAAAAGGAATGTGTTTATCCAGTGCCGGTCTTTGAAGATTATGAAACTGCCGCTGCCGTCCTTTTTGAATATGTGCATGCTTTCTACAATAGGAAGAGAATTCATAGTTCACTGGGCTACCAGACCCCCTTACAAGTTGAAATTGCAACACTTACGAGCCAAATGGCCGCCTGA
- a CDS encoding IS3 family transposase: MPTRYDKEFKQNIINLYKQGESAAQLAREYGIGYSTVHKWIQGQAKTQSGKSPDEIKAMEKRLASLSEENEILKKALGFLAQK; this comes from the coding sequence ATGCCAACTCGTTACGACAAAGAATTCAAACAAAACATTATCAACCTATATAAGCAAGGCGAATCAGCTGCTCAACTGGCCAGAGAATATGGCATTGGCTATTCAACAGTTCATAAGTGGATCCAGGGCCAGGCCAAAACTCAATCCGGTAAATCGCCAGACGAAATCAAAGCGATGGAAAAGCGACTGGCTTCGCTGTCTGAGGAGAACGAAATCCTAAAAAAAGCCCTGGGCTTCCTTGCGCAGAAGTAA
- a CDS encoding glycosyltransferase yields the protein MKVKKDGVRPNVAKRILFVTEAFGGGVFTYLTELSNQLVNDFDICIAYNLRDQTPRDFESFFDPRVHFIRVNSLTRSISPSKDLRAFKDLKRIAEDYKPDIIHVHSSKAGVLGRLAFTGHYKKLYYTPHGYSFLMQDSFALKRALYWIIEKAVALTHSTTIWM from the coding sequence GTGAAGGTTAAAAAAGATGGGGTAAGACCAAACGTGGCTAAACGAATTCTATTTGTTACAGAAGCTTTTGGAGGAGGGGTCTTTACTTATCTAACAGAGTTGAGTAATCAATTGGTTAATGATTTTGATATTTGTATAGCATATAATCTTCGAGATCAAACTCCTAGGGACTTCGAAAGCTTCTTTGATCCCCGTGTTCATTTCATTCGTGTCAATTCCTTGACTAGGTCTATCAGTCCTTCTAAGGATTTGCGAGCATTTAAAGATTTGAAACGAATTGCTGAAGATTACAAACCTGATATTATTCATGTCCATTCTTCAAAGGCTGGCGTACTTGGCAGATTAGCGTTCACAGGACATTATAAAAAACTTTACTACACACCGCATGGATATAGTTTTTTAATGCAGGATTCGTTTGCTTTAAAGAGAGCTCTTTACTGGATAATTGAAAAGGCTGTGGCGCTGACGCACAGCACGACAATTTGGATGTAA
- a CDS encoding CpsD/CapB family tyrosine-protein kinase, whose translation MKWSLKALLHRQKVDQETQKNGVMLVTYAEPKHVVSEQFRTVRTNIEFAGAALDHCQVVMFTSSAMAEGKSTVSANVAVTWAQAGKKVLLIDANLRRPTVHATFRKLNLDGVTTVLTGKNKIDEVVEGTFVNNLSIISSGPVPPNPSELLNSKRMADLLKWARDKFDIVVLDAPPVLAVSDVQVLVPQTDGVVVVVNIGKTLKGDLRRTVEVLKLAKATILGSVERVKAKHGDRGYGYGYGYGNEKS comes from the coding sequence ATGAAATGGTCACTTAAAGCACTTTTACATCGACAAAAAGTTGATCAGGAAACTCAAAAAAACGGCGTTATGCTAGTTACTTATGCTGAACCAAAGCATGTCGTTTCCGAGCAGTTTCGAACTGTCCGAACAAACATTGAATTTGCTGGTGCAGCTTTAGATCATTGCCAGGTCGTCATGTTTACTTCTTCTGCAATGGCTGAAGGAAAATCTACTGTTTCCGCAAATGTTGCGGTTACTTGGGCTCAAGCGGGGAAGAAGGTTTTACTCATTGATGCCAACTTGCGCCGACCAACAGTACACGCAACATTTCGGAAGCTTAATCTTGATGGGGTGACAACTGTCTTGACGGGGAAAAACAAAATTGATGAGGTTGTAGAGGGCACGTTTGTAAATAATTTGAGCATTATTTCTTCTGGCCCAGTACCACCAAATCCTTCTGAATTATTAAATTCAAAACGAATGGCTGATTTATTGAAATGGGCAAGAGATAAGTTTGATATTGTTGTTCTTGATGCCCCTCCTGTCTTAGCAGTATCAGATGTGCAGGTCCTAGTCCCACAGACAGACGGTGTGGTCGTTGTAGTCAATATCGGAAAGACCTTAAAAGGTGACTTAAGAAGGACTGTTGAGGTTTTGAAACTGGCAAAAGCAACTATCCTTGGGTCAGTCGAACGCGTTAAAGCTAAGCACGGTGATCGAGGTTATGGTTATGGTTATGGGTACGGAAATGAAAAATCGTAG
- a CDS encoding YveK family protein, with amino-acid sequence MNKQIDLSQLWNVFKRSFVAMIVLGIIGMAVAYFGAKTLIAPKYESDTSLLVNRKQDDNPNMQLNAQQADIQIINTYKDIITRPVVLQAVAEELTSPRRIVTKKAKKAVYGTRYNATTGLREQYVSQPAQPAKYKLEPAKYSNLTSGDLAKMVSVSTQQNSQVFTVSVKDTDPVRARDVANGVAKVFDSKIAKIMSVSNVSIVSKATANSTPVSPRLRILALVGLALGVFIAFVWGLIREMTDQTIKDVDFITDDLGLVNLGIVNYVQHMRDMDEVIAADRMTTDKDETGFDSQMKFPQRSRRRI; translated from the coding sequence ATGAACAAGCAGATCGACCTTTCACAGTTGTGGAATGTTTTTAAACGTAGCTTCGTTGCAATGATTGTACTTGGAATCATTGGAATGGCAGTTGCATATTTTGGTGCTAAAACTTTGATTGCGCCGAAATACGAGTCGGACACATCATTGTTAGTTAATCGCAAGCAAGATGACAATCCAAATATGCAGCTGAATGCGCAACAGGCTGATATTCAAATTATTAATACATACAAAGACATTATTACACGGCCCGTAGTTTTACAGGCGGTTGCAGAAGAGCTAACAAGTCCGAGACGCATCGTAACTAAGAAAGCGAAGAAGGCCGTCTATGGCACTCGTTACAATGCAACAACTGGCCTTCGCGAACAATATGTCTCCCAACCGGCGCAACCGGCAAAATATAAGTTGGAACCAGCGAAGTATTCAAATTTGACGTCCGGAGATTTGGCGAAGATGGTATCCGTGTCAACACAACAAAACTCTCAAGTATTTACTGTCAGTGTCAAAGATACCGATCCAGTGCGCGCTCGTGACGTTGCCAACGGTGTTGCAAAGGTTTTTGATAGTAAGATTGCAAAAATTATGAGTGTATCTAATGTGTCCATAGTTTCGAAGGCAACTGCGAATTCAACGCCTGTGTCACCACGTTTAAGGATTTTGGCGTTAGTTGGCTTAGCACTTGGGGTCTTTATTGCGTTTGTTTGGGGTCTTATCCGTGAAATGACAGACCAGACGATAAAGGATGTTGATTTCATTACCGATGATCTAGGATTGGTTAACTTGGGCATTGTAAACTATGTTCAGCACATGCGCGACATGGACGAAGTTATTGCAGCTGACAGGATGACAACTGACAAAGATGAAACGGGATTTGATAGTCAAATGAAGTTTCCACAGCGAAGTCGCCGCCGGATATAA
- a CDS encoding IS256 family transposase, whose translation MNELTTEIIAALAQKQDLDEVFRHHLEIAINQLLQTELAEFLGYERYSYAGINTGNNRNGSYERSFDTKYGQLNLTIPRDRNGRFENHTLPAYGRHSDNLETTVIQLYTKGITTAEIAELIEKMYGAHYSKATVSNMTKAVNEQVQAFQQRRLASQYAAIFLDATYLPLKRDTVQKEAVHIAIGIRPDGTKEVLNYQVAPTESTGIWTELLGTLIKQGVKDVLLFVADGLVGLDEGLNRHFPKAKRQRCLVHVGRNLMNKVRVKDRKAVISDFKQVHRAANREAAELKLNEFANNWHQTYPKLIKDLLKMPNLLTFMDFPPAIRQSLYSTNLIENFNKHLKRTTHHKEQFPTEDSLDRFLVSQFNVYNEKSLKRIHRGFQGLQDTLEASFI comes from the coding sequence ATGAATGAACTTACCACAGAAATTATCGCTGCACTAGCCCAAAAGCAAGATTTGGACGAAGTTTTTCGTCACCACCTCGAAATTGCGATTAACCAGCTACTTCAAACCGAATTGGCAGAGTTTTTGGGTTACGAACGCTACTCATACGCTGGGATTAACACTGGTAATAACCGCAACGGCAGTTATGAGCGCTCGTTTGATACGAAGTACGGCCAACTTAACTTAACCATTCCTCGAGATCGCAATGGCCGGTTTGAAAATCATACCTTGCCAGCCTACGGTCGGCACAGTGATAATTTAGAAACAACGGTCATTCAGTTGTATACCAAGGGAATTACCACTGCTGAAATTGCCGAACTCATTGAGAAAATGTACGGTGCTCACTACTCCAAAGCCACGGTTTCCAACATGACTAAAGCCGTCAATGAACAGGTTCAAGCTTTCCAGCAACGTCGACTGGCTTCACAATATGCGGCCATCTTCTTAGATGCCACTTACTTGCCGTTAAAGCGGGATACCGTTCAAAAAGAAGCCGTTCATATTGCAATTGGCATTCGTCCAGATGGTACGAAAGAAGTGCTGAACTACCAAGTGGCGCCAACGGAATCGACTGGAATCTGGACTGAACTGCTGGGAACCTTGATCAAGCAGGGCGTTAAAGATGTGCTGTTGTTTGTGGCCGATGGGTTAGTTGGTTTGGATGAAGGCTTGAATCGGCATTTCCCTAAAGCCAAACGACAACGTTGCCTGGTTCATGTTGGGCGGAATCTGATGAACAAAGTTCGCGTAAAAGACCGCAAGGCCGTGATCAGTGACTTTAAACAAGTTCATCGGGCCGCCAACCGTGAAGCAGCCGAACTGAAACTGAATGAGTTCGCCAACAACTGGCATCAGACCTATCCCAAATTAATCAAAGATCTGCTTAAAATGCCGAATTTACTCACTTTCATGGACTTTCCACCAGCTATCCGGCAATCACTATACTCCACTAACCTGATTGAGAACTTTAATAAGCATCTCAAGCGCACCACCCACCACAAAGAACAATTTCCAACGGAAGATTCACTGGATCGCTTCCTGGTTTCTCAGTTTAATGTTTATAACGAGAAGTCTCTGAAGCGGATCCACCGAGGGTTCCAAGGACTCCAGGACACCTTGGAAGCATCATTTATTTAA